The proteins below are encoded in one region of Bacteroides uniformis:
- a CDS encoding V-type ATP synthase subunit A — MATKGTVSGVIANMVTLVVDGPVAQNEICYISTGGDKLMAEVIKVVGTQVYVQVFESTRGLKVGAEAEFTGHMLEVTLGPGMLSKNYDGLQNDLDKMDGVFLKRGQYTYPLDKGSKWHFVPLAKVGDQVEAAAWLGQVDENFQPLKIMVPFEQKGVCTVKSIAKEGDYSIEDTIAVLTDSEGNDIRVNMIQKWPVKRAMTNYKEKPRPFKLLETGVRVIDTVNPIVEGGTGFIPGPFGTGKTVLQHAISKQAEADIVIIAACGERANEVVEIFTEFPELVDPHTGRKLMERTIIIANTSNMPVAAREASVYTAMTIAEYYRSMGLKVLLMADSTSRWAQALREMSNRMEELPGPDAFPMDLSSIISNFYGRAGYVKLNNGESGSITFIGTVSPAGGNLKEPVTENTKKVARCFYALEQDRADKKRYPAVNPIDSYSKYIEYPEFEEYITKHINGEWIGKVNEIKTRLQRGKEIAEQINILGDDGVPVEYHVTFWKSELIDFVILQQDAFDEIDAVTPMERQEEILNMVIEICHTEFEFDNFNEVMDYFKKMINICKQMNYSKFKSEEYDKFHKQLQELVEERKA, encoded by the coding sequence ATGGCAACAAAAGGAACTGTTAGTGGCGTAATAGCCAACATGGTGACCCTCGTCGTCGACGGACCGGTAGCGCAGAATGAGATTTGTTATATCTCGACCGGAGGAGACAAGTTGATGGCGGAGGTGATTAAGGTAGTAGGTACCCAGGTCTACGTGCAGGTATTTGAGAGTACCCGCGGACTGAAAGTGGGGGCCGAAGCTGAGTTTACCGGACATATGCTCGAAGTAACACTGGGGCCCGGTATGCTTTCGAAGAACTACGACGGTCTGCAAAACGACCTCGATAAGATGGACGGTGTTTTCTTGAAACGCGGGCAATATACCTATCCGCTGGATAAAGGAAGCAAATGGCATTTTGTGCCTTTGGCAAAGGTGGGCGACCAAGTGGAAGCCGCTGCCTGGCTGGGACAAGTGGACGAAAACTTCCAACCTCTGAAAATCATGGTGCCTTTTGAACAGAAAGGTGTGTGCACCGTGAAATCCATTGCAAAGGAAGGTGATTACAGCATTGAGGATACCATTGCAGTGCTGACGGATAGCGAAGGTAATGACATCCGGGTGAACATGATACAGAAATGGCCCGTGAAGCGCGCCATGACCAACTATAAGGAAAAACCGCGTCCTTTCAAATTGCTGGAAACCGGTGTGCGTGTAATCGACACCGTAAACCCGATTGTGGAAGGTGGTACGGGTTTTATCCCCGGTCCGTTCGGTACTGGAAAAACGGTGCTTCAGCATGCCATTTCAAAACAAGCGGAAGCGGACATCGTAATCATCGCTGCCTGCGGTGAGCGTGCCAACGAGGTTGTGGAAATCTTTACAGAATTCCCCGAATTGGTTGACCCGCATACGGGACGGAAGCTGATGGAACGTACGATTATCATTGCCAATACTTCGAACATGCCGGTGGCTGCCCGTGAGGCATCTGTCTACACGGCTATGACGATTGCAGAATACTACCGAAGCATGGGATTGAAGGTACTGCTGATGGCGGACTCCACTTCACGTTGGGCGCAGGCATTGCGCGAGATGTCCAACCGTATGGAGGAGTTGCCCGGTCCCGATGCCTTCCCGATGGACTTGTCCTCCATCATCTCCAACTTCTACGGCCGTGCGGGTTATGTGAAGCTGAACAACGGCGAGTCCGGTTCCATTACTTTCATCGGTACGGTATCGCCTGCCGGTGGTAACTTGAAGGAGCCGGTAACCGAGAATACGAAGAAGGTGGCACGCTGCTTCTATGCCCTTGAGCAAGACCGTGCCGACAAGAAGCGTTATCCTGCCGTAAACCCGATTGACTCGTATTCCAAATATATAGAATACCCTGAATTTGAAGAGTATATCACCAAGCACATCAACGGTGAGTGGATTGGCAAGGTGAATGAAATCAAGACCCGTTTGCAGCGTGGTAAGGAGATTGCCGAGCAAATCAACATCTTGGGTGACGACGGTGTGCCCGTAGAGTATCACGTGACTTTCTGGAAATCGGAATTGATTGACTTCGTTATTCTGCAGCAGGATGCCTTTGATGAAATTGATGCCGTGACCCCGATGGAGCGTCAGGAGGAGATTCTGAATATGGTAATAGAAATCTGTCATACCGAATTTGAGTTCGACAACTTCAACGAAGTAATGGATTACTTCAAGAAGATGATTAACATCTGCAAGCAGATGAACTACTCGAAGTTTAAGTCGGAAGAATACGACAAGTTCCATAAGCAGTTGCAGGAACTGGTTGAGGAACGTAAAGCCTAA
- a CDS encoding DUF2764 domain-containing protein translates to MSKYYYLVAGLPELTLEDSKLSYTVADFKTELYPALSEDDKKLIDLFYLKFDNANVLKLLKDKDAAIDPRGNYSSEELAEYISQLKDGDEVSDSVFPSYLSTFISEYFSLPAEDGFLYEDRLAALYYAYAMECRNQFVSSWFGFNLTLNNILVALTARKFKLDIAPLIVGDTEVCEALRTSNARDFGLGTEVDYLEQLVKISETEELVDREKKLDQLRWDWMEEATFFDYFTVERLFVFLLQLEMIERWISLDKEKGNQLFRSIIAALKDEVQIPAEFR, encoded by the coding sequence ATGAGTAAATACTATTACTTGGTAGCCGGTTTGCCTGAACTTACTCTGGAAGACAGTAAACTGAGCTATACAGTAGCCGATTTCAAGACGGAACTATATCCTGCCTTGTCGGAAGATGATAAAAAGTTGATAGATTTGTTTTATCTGAAATTCGATAATGCGAATGTCTTGAAACTATTGAAGGATAAGGATGCTGCCATCGACCCGCGCGGAAACTATTCGTCGGAGGAACTGGCGGAATATATCTCACAACTGAAGGATGGCGACGAAGTCTCTGACAGTGTATTCCCATCTTATCTCTCTACGTTCATTTCCGAATACTTCAGCCTGCCTGCCGAGGACGGTTTCTTGTATGAAGACCGCCTGGCAGCGCTCTATTACGCCTATGCTATGGAATGCAGGAATCAGTTTGTGTCTTCCTGGTTTGGCTTCAACCTCACTCTCAATAATATATTGGTGGCGCTCACAGCACGTAAGTTCAAGCTGGACATTGCTCCGCTGATTGTGGGTGATACGGAAGTGTGCGAGGCTCTGCGTACTTCCAATGCCCGTGACTTCGGTCTGGGTACTGAGGTGGATTATCTGGAGCAGCTGGTGAAAATCAGTGAGACGGAGGAACTGGTGGACCGGGAAAAGAAACTGGACCAGCTTCGCTGGGACTGGATGGAGGAGGCCACATTCTTCGATTACTTTACCGTGGAACGTCTGTTTGTCTTCCTGCTACAGCTGGAGATGATAGAACGGTGGATTTCGTTGGATAAAGAGAAGGGTAACCAACTGTTCCGCAGCATTATCGCTGCCTTGAAAGACGAGGTGCAGATACCCGCAGAATTCAGATAA